From a region of the Paenibacillus lutimineralis genome:
- a CDS encoding carbohydrate ABC transporter permease, producing the protein MDTRSYVERIWDWFNVIALAVIAGLMLLPFIHIFAVSFSSLEDVLRKDFILWPTNWTIDSYKVIFLSKQFIGSLGVTVTITAIGTLVSLILTASMAYALTRNILGQRVILLMVIFTILFNAGMIPVYLVVKSTGLINSLWALVIPGAISSFNLIVIRQFFLSIPSELSEAALIDGANEVRTFWSVILPLSKPALATFALFYAVGYWNKYFEGILYLNDARKWPVQVVLRQMVIMNETTSTVGSDVMLQLENQPPPVTIQMAAILVATLPILVLYPFLQKHFAKGVMIGSVKG; encoded by the coding sequence ATGGACACAAGATCATATGTGGAAAGAATATGGGACTGGTTTAACGTCATAGCCCTGGCGGTGATTGCAGGCTTGATGCTGCTCCCATTCATACATATCTTTGCGGTATCCTTCTCATCGTTGGAGGATGTGTTACGGAAAGATTTTATCCTATGGCCTACAAATTGGACGATAGATTCCTACAAGGTGATCTTCCTATCCAAGCAATTCATTGGCTCGCTGGGTGTTACGGTTACTATTACGGCAATAGGTACCCTTGTTAGTTTGATACTTACAGCATCCATGGCCTACGCTTTAACTCGCAATATATTGGGGCAACGGGTAATCCTGCTCATGGTTATCTTCACCATCCTTTTTAACGCCGGGATGATCCCCGTGTATCTGGTTGTTAAGTCGACGGGTCTTATAAATTCTTTATGGGCATTAGTTATTCCGGGAGCAATTAGCTCATTTAATCTGATAGTCATCAGGCAATTCTTTCTTAGTATTCCAAGTGAACTGAGTGAAGCCGCATTAATAGACGGTGCGAATGAAGTAAGAACATTCTGGTCGGTTATACTCCCTCTATCGAAGCCAGCTCTGGCTACATTTGCTTTGTTCTATGCCGTCGGTTACTGGAACAAGTATTTTGAAGGGATTCTATATTTGAATGATGCGAGGAAATGGCCCGTTCAAGTCGTCTTACGCCAAATGGTAATTATGAATGAGACGACATCTACAGTGGGCTCGGATGTAATGCTGCAATTAGAGAATCAGCCGCCTCCTGTGACGATACAGATGGCTGCGATTCTAGTAGCGACATTGCCTATTCTCGTTCTGTATCCATTCCTGCAAAAGCATTTTGCTAAGGGGGTGATGATCGGTTCAGTGAAGGGTTAA
- a CDS encoding ABC transporter permease, translating to MKRERFIYLLLLPGLLYFIIYRYLPMAGLIISFQDYNPFVGIWKSDWVGFKHFARMFEDGEVIQVLINTLQISVLQIFVAFPVSIILALMLNALRNETYKKLIQSMVYLPHFLSWVVVVGIFVVFMRGEGLINSILAQFGISQIPFLTEPALFKPIIVLQTIWKESGWGTIIFLAALSGVNPALYEAAVIDGASRFRQLWHVTLPAIRGVIVTLFILRLGSVLDTGFEHIFLMLNPFNMDSGNVLDTYVYYKGIQQGNISFATSVGMFKGIIGLILVVSADKLAKRLGEDGLY from the coding sequence ATGAAAAGAGAGCGCTTTATTTATTTATTGTTACTGCCAGGTCTTTTATATTTTATTATCTATCGATATCTTCCAATGGCTGGATTGATTATTTCCTTCCAGGATTATAATCCTTTCGTAGGAATTTGGAAAAGTGATTGGGTAGGATTCAAGCATTTTGCACGGATGTTTGAAGATGGCGAGGTCATCCAGGTTCTAATCAATACGCTGCAAATTTCAGTATTACAAATTTTCGTAGCGTTCCCCGTGTCTATTATTCTGGCGCTGATGCTCAATGCACTGCGTAACGAAACTTACAAGAAGCTGATCCAGTCAATGGTGTATTTACCACACTTCTTGTCTTGGGTCGTAGTTGTCGGGATCTTCGTCGTATTCATGCGTGGAGAGGGCTTGATTAATTCCATCTTGGCGCAATTCGGAATCTCCCAAATTCCATTTCTAACGGAGCCAGCACTCTTTAAACCGATAATTGTTCTTCAAACGATCTGGAAGGAATCAGGTTGGGGGACAATCATCTTCTTGGCTGCTCTATCAGGGGTTAACCCAGCTTTATATGAAGCAGCCGTCATAGATGGCGCCTCTAGATTCCGACAGTTATGGCATGTGACGCTGCCAGCTATTCGAGGTGTTATAGTCACTCTATTTATTCTGCGATTAGGCAGCGTTCTCGATACCGGGTTTGAACACATCTTCTTAATGCTAAATCCATTCAATATGGATTCCGGTAATGTGCTAGATACTTATGTCTACTATAAGGGGATTCAACAAGGAAATATTAGCTTTGCTACATCCGTGGGAATGTTCAAAGGAATCATCGGACTTATCCTCGTTGTAAGCGCTGACAAATTAGCGAAGCGGCTAGGTGAAGATGGGTTATATTAA
- a CDS encoding Glu/Leu/Phe/Val family dehydrogenase, whose amino-acid sequence MAKQTTTDVIEKSLLDLHDDPQFIPELKDEARTKAVNSLITILSTPNHVHKSYLRVARENGEIERIPAFRMQHNDTLGPYKGGIRFHESVNEEEVVNFSALMTLKNALHEVPFGGGKGGVAIDPRQYSTKELHQICAKYVQYFAEILGPDKDIPAPDVGTSAREMDWMMSEYKSIQYGKPYLGSFTGKSVLNGGSLGRKEATGKGVYFTLRYLLHDYLNKNLQQLSHSQSQAATALNCLNRPLTLAVQGFGNVGSVMATEAYNCEFLNNTIIAVSDRNVTLYNPAGIDISALTNYTANNLGDLPSSLEQIREAGVQAEILDREAILYLNVDVLVLAALEDQIRMDNVNRVRSRIIVEGANAPITGEADEILAAKGTLILPDILANAGGVIVSYFEWLQGRETQYYSESEVFEQLLTKMEKTMRTIYPLYFGANKSLRQTCYDHAIKRISTILYTQGKLF is encoded by the coding sequence ATGGCTAAACAAACAACAACAGACGTTATTGAAAAATCTTTACTCGACCTGCATGACGACCCCCAGTTCATACCTGAACTCAAAGATGAGGCAAGAACCAAAGCCGTTAACTCACTTATTACAATTTTATCAACCCCAAATCATGTCCATAAATCGTATCTAAGAGTCGCACGAGAAAATGGAGAAATTGAACGTATCCCTGCCTTTCGTATGCAGCATAATGATACACTTGGTCCCTACAAGGGCGGTATTCGCTTTCACGAATCAGTAAATGAAGAAGAAGTTGTTAACTTCTCTGCTCTAATGACTTTAAAAAATGCTCTTCATGAGGTTCCATTCGGTGGTGGAAAAGGTGGGGTTGCCATTGATCCTAGGCAGTACTCGACAAAAGAGCTGCATCAGATCTGTGCTAAATACGTGCAGTATTTTGCCGAAATTTTGGGTCCAGATAAAGATATTCCTGCTCCTGATGTGGGAACTAGTGCACGTGAGATGGACTGGATGATGAGTGAATATAAAAGCATTCAATACGGAAAGCCTTATTTGGGCAGTTTCACCGGAAAGAGCGTACTTAATGGCGGCTCTCTTGGTCGTAAAGAAGCTACCGGCAAGGGAGTTTATTTCACACTCCGATATTTGCTGCATGATTATCTGAATAAGAACCTTCAACAGTTATCCCATTCTCAAAGTCAAGCGGCAACAGCCTTAAACTGCTTGAATAGGCCGTTAACCTTGGCCGTTCAGGGTTTTGGTAATGTAGGATCCGTGATGGCTACTGAGGCTTATAATTGTGAATTTTTGAACAATACAATTATCGCGGTTAGTGACCGTAATGTTACGCTCTATAATCCAGCTGGAATAGACATCTCTGCACTTACCAATTACACAGCCAATAATCTAGGTGATCTCCCCTCTTCTCTGGAACAAATCCGTGAGGCAGGTGTTCAGGCTGAGATTCTTGATCGAGAAGCAATTCTATATTTAAATGTGGATGTGCTCGTATTAGCTGCACTAGAAGATCAGATTCGTATGGACAATGTGAACCGAGTCCGTTCTCGAATCATTGTTGAAGGAGCTAATGCACCCATCACAGGTGAAGCTGATGAAATATTAGCTGCTAAAGGCACACTTATCCTTCCTGATATTTTGGCTAACGCTGGTGGAGTTATTGTTTCTTACTTTGAATGGCTGCAAGGTCGTGAGACGCAATACTACAGCGAATCAGAGGTATTTGAGCAGCTTCTAACTAAGATGGAGAAGACAATGAGAACCATTTATCCACTCTATTTTGGAGCGAATAAATCACTTAGACAAACTTGTTATGATCATGCGATTAAGAGGATCTCAACGATTCTCTATACACAAGGTAAGTTGTTCTAG